One part of the Cucurbita pepo subsp. pepo cultivar mu-cu-16 unplaced genomic scaffold, ASM280686v2 Cp4.1_scaffold000170, whole genome shotgun sequence genome encodes these proteins:
- the LOC111784187 gene encoding uncharacterized protein LOC111784187, whose translation MRINLQAQDVWGTVKHRDVEEDVLLMLVEKDSIKGACDTLQTMHVGVERIKEAKMQALKSEFEDIRMKEECRNKERDEEVNLMFSDDEEPTLMLDEKMPNMLMLNEKKVMANPFIDEEDQVETSMWYLDNRASNHMTRDQGKFKELDEKFTENVKLCGRSIVLIQGKGSIFFQCKNDDQRLLTKVYYIPSLKSNIISLGQMIEEGSRVEIVGPFLKVYDRNRALLMKAKRS comes from the exons ATGCGTATTAACTTACAAGCACAAGATGTGTGGGGCACTGTCAAACATCGTGACGTTGAGGAGGACGTCCTTCTCATGTTGGTAGAGAAGGACTCGATAAAGGGAGCATGCGATACGCTGCAAACAATGCATGTGGGTGTGGAACGCATCAAGGAAGCAAAGATGCAGGCCTTGAAGAGTGAGTTTGAGGATATCCGCATGAAGGAAG AGTGCCGCAATAAGGAGCGCGATGAGGAGGTAAACCTCATGTTCTCGGATGATGAAGAGCCTACATTGATGTTGGACGAGAAAATGCCCAACATGTTGATGCTCAATGAAAAGAAGGTTATGGCGAACCCCTTCATAGATGAAGAAGACCAAGTGGAGACCAGCATGTGGTATCTAGACAACAGAGCGAGCAACCACATGACTAGAGATCAAGGAAAGTTTAAGGAGCTTGATGAGAAGTTCACTGAAAATGTGAAGCTTTGCGGCAGATCAATTGTACTGATCCAAGGCAAAGGATCTATCTTTTTCCAGTGTAAGAACGACGATCAACGTCTATTGACCAAGGTGTATTACATCCCGAGTTTGAAGAGCAATATTATTAGCCTTGGTCAAATGATAGAAGAAGGTAGCAGAGTGGAGATAGTCGGCCCATTCCTCAAGGTATACGATAGAAATAGAGCCCTGTTGATGAAGGCAAAAAGGTCGTAA
- the LOC111784199 gene encoding DNA replication licensing factor MCM2-like, producing MAGPTPDGNSGNPPSTPDSPTTSAGFETDQLPHLSQTSDVYPDEDEAAVDPHVLPDEPDPDEEEEGEDLYHDNFLDDYRRMDEHDQYESLDLDDSLEDERDLDQIMEDRRAAEIELDTRDAQFTRRKLPELLHDQDSEDDNYRPSKRARADFRPPAAARSYDDIDGMQSSPGRSQRETSRDDVPITDHSVDDQYEDEDDDENENEMYRVQGPLREHVTMDAVRRFIGKKFKRFLETYVNPKSGNGELEYMRLINEMVLANRCSLEIDYKQFIFVHPNIAIWLADAPQPVLEVMEDVAKKVVFDIHPNYKNIHQKIYVRINNLPVYDQIRNIRQIHLNTMIRIGGVVTRRSGVFPQLQQVKYDCGKCGTILGPFFQNSYSEVKVGSCPECQSKGPFTVNVEQTIYRNYQKLTLQESPGIVPAGRLPRYKEVILLNDLIDCARPGEEIEVTGIYTNNFDLSLNTKNGFPVFSTVVEANYITKKQDLFSAYKLTQEDKDEIEKLSKDPRIGERIIKSIAPSIYGHEDIKTAIALAMFGGQEKNVEGKHRLRGDINVLLLGDPGTAKSQFLKYVEKTGHRAVYTTGKGASAVGLTAAVHKDPVTREWTLEGGALVLADRGICLIDEFDKMNDQDRVSIHEAMEQQSISISKAGIVTSLQARCSVIAAANPIGGRYDSSKTFTQNVELTDPIISRFDILCVVKDVVDSVTDEMLAKFVVDSHFKSQPKGANIDDKSINESQEDSQDSAGPLDSEVLPQDLLRKYITYSKLNVFPRLHDADMDKLTHVYAELRRESSHGQGVPIAVRHIESMIRMSEAHARMHLRQHVTQEDVDMAIRVLLDSFISTQKFGVQKALQKV from the exons ATGGCTGGGCCAACTCCCGATGGCAACTCCGGCAATCCGCCTTCCACGCCTGACTCTCCCACCACCTCCGCCGGTTTCGAAACGGACCAGCTCCCTCATCTCAGCCAAACTTCCGACGTCTACCCCGATGAGGACGAAGCCGCTGTTGATCCTCATGTCCTTCCCGACGAGCCTGACCCCGATGAAGAGGAGGAAGGAGAGGATCTCTACCACGACAATTTCTTGGA CGATTATCGGAGgatggacgagcatgaccagTACGAGTCCTTGGACCTCGACGATTCATTAGAGGACGAGAGAGATTTGGATCAGATTATGGAGGACAGACGAGCTGCCGAGATAGAATTGGACACTCGCGATGCTCAGTTCACCCGTCGGAAGCTTCCTGAGCTATTACATGatcaag ACTCGGAGGATGACAATTACAGGCCTTCAAAAAGAGCAAGAGCTGATTTTCGGCCTCCAGCTGCTGCAAGAAGCTATGATGACATTGATGGTATGCAGAGTTCTCCTGGTAGATCACAAAGGGAAACTTCACGAGACGACGTGCCCATTACAGATCATTCTGTTGATGACCAATATGAG GATGAAGACgatgatgaaaatgagaatgagatgTATCGTGTTCAAGGGCCACTTAGAGAACATGTTACCATGGATGCGGTTCGGCGCTTTATAGGGAAAAAGTTCAAGAGATTCTTGGAAACATATGTGAATCCAAAGAGTGGAAATGGTGAGCTTGAGTACATGCGACTGATAAATGAGATGGTGTTAG CCAATAGGTGCAGTTTGGAGATTGATTACAAACAGTTTATCTTTGTCCATCCGAATATTGCAATCTGGTTGGCTGATGCACCCCAGCCCGTCTTAGAAGTTATGGAAGATGTTGCAAAGAAGGTTGTCTTTGACATACAtccaaattacaaaaatatccaCCAAAAGATCTATGTTCGCATCAATAACTTACCAGTCTATGATCAGATTCGAAATATTAG gcaaattcatttaaatacCATGATTCGTATTGGGGGCGTTGTAACCCGACGCTCTGGTGTCTTCCCCCAGTTGCAGCAGGTGAAGTATGATTGTGGTAAATGTGGCACAATATTGGGACCATTTTTTCAGAATTCTTATTCAGAGGTCAAGGTTGGCTCTTGTCCTGAATGCCAGTCGAAAGGGCCATTCACAGTAAATGTCGAGCAG ACTATATATAGGAACTACCAAAAGCTAACCCTCCAAGAAAGTCCAGGAATTGTGCCAGCTGGACGACTTCCTAGGTACAAGGAAGTGATACTATTGAATGATCTAATTGATTGTGCTCGTCCTGGGGAAGAAATT GAAGTTACAGGCATTTATACAAACAATTTTGACTTATCATTGAATACAAAGAACGGTTTTCCTGTATTTTCCACCGTTGTTGAAGCAAATTACATTACCAAGAAGCAAGATCTCTTTTCTGCTTACAAGCTTACCCAGGAAGACAAAGATGAGATTGAGAAGTTGTCTAAAGACCCTAGAATTGGAGAAAGG ATAATCAAGTCCATTGCACCATCAATATATGGTCACGAGGACATAAAAACAGCAATTGCTCTTGCAATGTTTGGAGGTCAAGAAAAAAACGTTGAAGGGAAGCACCGGTTACGAGGCGATATCAATGTACTTCTATTAGGTGATCCTGGCACTGCGAAATCTCAATTTCTCAA GTACGTTGAGAAAACTGGGCATAGAGCAGTGTACACCACAGGGAAAGGAGCTTCAGCTGTAGGTCTAACAGCAGCAGTGCACAAGGACCCTGTCACAAGGGAGTGGACCCTTGAAGGAGGTGCCCTTGTATTAGCCGATAGAGGAATCTGTCTTATTGATGAGTTTGACAAAATGAATGATCAGGATAG GGTGAGTATCCATGAAGCAATGGAGCAACAAagcattagcatatcaaaAGCTGGAATAGTCACTTCTCTTCAAGCCAGATGTTCTGTCATTGCTGCTGCCAATCCCATTGGAGGAAG GTACGACTCCTCAAAAACATTCACGCAAAATGTAGAGCTGACCGATCCTATTATTTCTCGATTTGACATCCTCTGCGTTGTTAAG GATGTGGTGGACTCTGTAACAGACGAGATGCTTGCTAAGTTTGTGGTTGATAGTCATTTCAAGTCACAACCAAAGGGCGCCAATATTGATGACAAGTCTATAAATGAATCTCAGGAGGACAGTCAAGACTCTGCAGGGCCACTGGATTCGGAG GTGCTCCCCCAAGATCTGCTGAGGAAGTACATAACTTATTCTAAGTTGAATGTTTTTCCAAGGTTGCATGATGCTGATATGGATAAGTTAACACACGTCTATGCAGAATTACGAAGGGAATCTTCT CATGGGCAAGGAGTTCCTATTGCAGTTAGGCACATAGAGTCAATGATACGCATGTCTGAAGCACATGCAAGAATGCACCTTAGACAGCACGTCACACAAGAAGATGTTGATATGGCAATTCGTGTGTTACTGGATTCTTTCAtttcaacccaaaaatttGGAGTGCAGAAAGCTCTGCAAAAGGTATAA
- the LOC111784201 gene encoding probable O-methyltransferase 3 yields MGENRELMEAQAHVWNHTFKYINSMSLRCIVQLGIPDIIHSHGQPMSLSSLVKELHIQPSKAQCLGRLMRLLVHSGFFAETHSGFFSLTTPSRLLLRQNHNAFDTTPLLLLLISPVFMAPWETMSNWLCSDDKDHNSTAFEMANGNTIWDYIAQQPSGFGNLFHQTLIHDSQLIGKVVTSECRGMFEGVTSLVDVGGGGGAMAKAIVEAFPHISCIVFDLPQVVANQEPQQAKKNLNFIGGDMFEKIPQANALLLKFVLHDWSDEESIQILKNCKAAIPSRAEGGKVIIIEIVLEEQRDKESVETQLCLDVYMMTTFTGRERNEREWKSLFLAAGFSDYNIIPVLGLRSIIEVY; encoded by the exons ATGGGAGAAAACAGAGAATTAATGGAAGCTCAAGCCCATGTCTGGAATCATACTTTCAAGTATATCAACTCCATGTCTCTAAGATGCATTGTCCAATTAGGCATACCAGACATCATCCACAGCCATGGCCAACCCATGAGTCTTTCTAGCTTAGTGAAAGAACTCCATATTCAACCCTCCAAAGCTCAATGCCTTGGCCGTCTTATGCGTCTCCTCGTTCATTCTGGCTTCTTTGCTGAAACTCATTCTGGCTTCTTCTCTCTCACCACACCCTCTCGCCTTCTCCTCCGCCAAAACCATAACGCATTTGACACCACGCCCTTGTTGCTTCTACTTATCAGTCCAGTCTTCATGGCTCCGTGGGAAACTATGAGCAACTGGCTATGTAGTGATGATAAAGACCATAATTCCACTGCCTTCGAAATGGCAAACGGGAATACAATATGGGATTATATTGCACAACAACCTTCTGGTTTTGGCAATCTATTCCATCAAACGCTGATCCATGATTCTCAGTTAATTGGGAAAGTGGTGACGAGCGAATGCCGAGGGATGTTTGAAGGGGTGACGTCGTTGGTGGATGTTGGCGGAGGTGGAGGCGCTATGGCTAAGGCTATTGTGGAGGCATTCCCACACATCTCTTGCATTGTGTTTGATCTCCCACAAGTTGTTGCTAACCAAGAGCCTCAACAAGCCAAAAAAAACCTCAACTTCATTGGAGGAGatatgtttgaaaaaattCCACAAGCAAATGCACTCCTGTTGaag TTCGTTCTACATGACTGGAGTGATGAAGAGAGCATTCAAATATTGAAGAATTGTAAGGCTGCAATTCCAAGTAGAGCTGAGGGGGGTAAGGTAATAATTATAGAGATAGTACTGGAAGAACAGAGAGACAAGGAGTCGGTAGAAACTCAACTCTGTTTGGACGTGTACATGATGACCACTTTCACTGGCAGAGAACGGAATGAGAGAGAATGGAAGAGTCTTTTCCTAGCAGCTGGTTTTAGTGATTACAACATAATTCCTGTGCTGGGTTTAAGGTCTATCATTGAAGTGTACTAA